The following coding sequences are from one Triticum aestivum cultivar Chinese Spring chromosome 5A, IWGSC CS RefSeq v2.1, whole genome shotgun sequence window:
- the LOC123102961 gene encoding uncharacterized protein, with protein MEGNNLPPGNFMQGATYGSSDLHRNPMQMHGPSSGNQGFNHSQIPGKFPMPMNQVTDSDHLSEFQFRGQRKADHHQVHHHHYHKKDSMSDDEEHGLNEDTTDSHSSKGKKGSAWQRMKWTDSMVKLLITAASYTGEDPGADLGCGRRNCAMVHKKGKWKAISKVIGERGCNVSPQQCEDKFNDLNKRYKRLTDILGRGTTCKVVANPALLDRMDNLSDKLKDDARKILSSRHLFYEEMCSYHNNNRISLPEDLPLQRSLQFALRCKEENDMMRGASGDADEDDQSSDSDYEEDNDEDHHVAHSNKGGLPMQKKMRYTADHEDAGFGNSLSAHECSQRSNPHGIALDINKVVPDGTSLALTQKGLVLQSAELEKQCLKIENEALELAEQRLKWELSSKIKDKELERMRSDNEHMKIEIKRLELEVRRKELELELKLKGNVNHS; from the coding sequence ATGGAAGGCAATAACCTGCCACCTGGAAACTTTATGCAAGGAGCAACTTATGGCAGTTCAGACTTGCACCGGAATCCCATGCAAATGCACGGTCCAAGCTCCGGTAATCAGGGCTTCAACCACTCTCAGATACCTGGCAAATTCCCCATGCCTATGAACCAGGTTACAGATTCTGACCACTTGTCGGAATTTCAATTCAGAGGACAAAGGAAGGCTGATCACCACCAGGTCCACCACCACCACTATCACAAGAAGGACTCCATGAGCGATGATGAGGAGCATGGTCTGAACGAGGATACCACTGATAGCCACAGCAGCAAGGGAAAGAAGGGCTCAGCATGGCAGCGGATGAAGTGGACGGATTCAATGGTTAAGCTTTTAATTACTGCAGCGTCCTACACTGGTGAGGATCCAGGAGCTGATTTAGGATGTGGAAGGAGGAACTGTGCAATGGTGCATAAAAAAGGCAAGTGGAAGGCAATATCAAAGGTGATAGGCGAGCGAGGTTGCAATGTGTCACCGCAGCAGTGCGAGGATAAGTTCAATGACCTCAATAAGAGATACAAAAGGCTTACAGATATCCTTGGTCGGGGTACAACTTGCAAGGTTGTGGCGAATCCAGCACTTTTGGATCGCATGGATAATCTCTCTGACAAGTTGAAAGATGACGCAAGGAAGATACTGAGCTCAAGGCACTTATTCTATGAGGAGATGTGCTCCTACCATAATAATAACCGGATTAGTTTGCCTGAAGATCTTCCACTTCAGCGTTCACTGCAGTTTGCTCTTAGGTGCAAAGAGGAAAATGATATGATGAGAGGAGCAAGTGGAGATGCCGATGAAGATGACCAGAGTTCAGACTCTGATtatgaggaagataatgatgaggACCATCATGTGGCGCATAGCAATAAAGGGGGCTTACCCATGCAAAAGAAGATGCGGTATACAGCGGATCACGAGGATGCAGGTTTTGGGAACTCTTTGAGTGCACACGAATGTAGCCAGAGGTCTAATCCCCATGGCATCGCACTAGATATCAACAAAGTTGTTCCAGATGGAACCAGCTTGGCTTTGACACAGAAGGGCTTAGTATTGCAATCTGCAGAACTTGAAAAACAGTGCTTGAAAATCGAAAATGAGGCACTGGAGCTTGCAGAACAACGCCTCAAGTGGGAACTATCCAGTAAAATTAAGGACAAGGAACTGGAAAGGATGAGGTCAGATAACGAACATATGAAGATTGAGATTAAACGCTTAGAACTGGAGGTAAGGCGCAAAGAGTTAGAGCTTGAACTCAAGCTGAAAGGAAATGTCAATCATTCATGA